From the Leguminivora glycinivorella isolate SPB_JAAS2020 chromosome 15, LegGlyc_1.1, whole genome shotgun sequence genome, one window contains:
- the LOC125233963 gene encoding UPF0729 protein AAEL015238, with protein sequence MVCVPCFIIPVLLFIWHRFIQPYVLRFWNPWAVKDADGNVVKTETPFSCEGGVCMFGKKKLENKADEDKNNEISKEEKEKCNERLKAE encoded by the coding sequence ATGGTTTGTGTGCCTTGCTTCATTATCCCCGTGCTGCTGTTCATCTGGCACAGATTTATTCAGCCATATGTGCTGCGATTCTGGAATCCTTGGGCAGTAAAGGACGCGGACGGGAACGTAGTCAAGACGGAAACGCCCTTCAGTTGTGAAGGAGGAGTTTGTATGTTCGGAAAGAAGAAGTTAGAGAACAAAGCAGATGAAGACAAGAACAATGAAATATCAAAAGAGGAGAAAGAAAAATGCAATGAGCGACTAAAAGCAGAATAG
- the LOC125233973 gene encoding 40S ribosomal protein S17, with product MGRVRTKTVKKAAKIIIEKYYTRLTLDFDTNKRICEEIAIIPTKPLRNKIAGFATHLMRRLRNSQVRGISIKLQEEERERRDNYVPEVSALEHDIIEVDPDTKEMLKMLDFNNINGLQLTQPATSGGYGGRRN from the exons ATG GGTCGCGTCAGGACTAAGACTGTAAAGAAGGCAGCCAAAATCATTATTGAGAAATATTACACAAGGTTGACCCTTGATTTTGACACCAACAAGAGGATATGTGAGGAAATCGCTATCATTCCTACGAAGCCCCTTCGTAACAAGATCGCCGG gtTTGCCACCCACTTGATGAGGCGTCTCAGGAACTCCCAGGTCCGCGGAATCTCCATCAAACTGCAGGAGGAGGAGCGTGAGAGACGTGACAACTACGTCCCTGAAGTCTCCGCCTTGGAGCATGACATCATTGAGGTTGATCCCGACACCAAGGAAATGTTGAAGATGCTTGATTTCAACAACATTAATGGCCTCCAGCTGACGCAGCCGGCTACCTCGGGTGGTTATGGTGGCAGACGTAATTAA
- the LOC125233951 gene encoding protein ENL-like: MTEGRQHDKAMCIRIWLEVGHACEPQRSSSGRADWRVWVRGVAGADISNFVHKVVFHLHPPTEFVYPKRVLQEPPYEIQESGCASIEIPIHVYLKYNAKPKRIRLKYSLLIENSARSSESRCIYYDFGNPPEELRQCLMRAGGEVIARTGALTHPGSLLVVLSDSGEERPRHRKQKKYEFVEPIQTKENYEKKAYDCTKCESSVDFRSLLRQVSMTEDEIKHVSQLYLSYSSYEKSGDALPLPPLSDPIYQVPELPASLRRALTSVEADYAMQ, translated from the exons ATGTGCATACGCATCTGGCTGGAGGTGGGTCACGCGTGCGAACCGCAACGGTCGTCGTCGGGCCGCGCGGACTGGCGGGTGTGGGTCCGCGGCGTCGCCGGCGCTGACATCAGCAACTTCGTGCATAAGGTGGTGTTCCATCTCCACCCGCCCACAGAGTTCGTTTACCCTAAGAGAG TTCTCCAAGAGCCGCCATATGAGATTCAAGAGTCTGGCTGCGCGTCCATCGAAATCCCTATCCACGTGTACCTGAAATACAACGCCAAGCCAAAGAGGATCCGGCTAAAATACAGCCTGTTGATAGAGAACAGCGCGCGAAGCTCAGAGTCCCGGTGTATCTACTACGACTTCGGGAACCCGCCCGAGGAGCTCCGCCAGTGTCTCATGAGGGCTGGAGGCGAAGTCATCGCCAGAACGGGCGCGCTCACACACCCCGGCAGCTTGCTGGTAGTGCTCTCCGACAGCGGCGAGGAGCGACCGCGACACAGAAAACAAAAGAAGTACGAATTCGTCGAACCCATTCAGACCAAAGAGAATTACGAGAAGAAAGCGTACGACTGCACAAAGTGCGAATCGTCCGTGGATTTCAGAAGTTTGCTGAGACAGGTGTCGATGACGGAGGATGAGATAAAGCACGTATCGCAGCTGTATTTATCGTACAGTAGTTATGAGAAGTCCGGTGacgcgctgccgctgccgccgCTATCGGACCCGATTTATCAGGTGCCGGAGCTGCCAGCCTCGCTGCGCCGCGCGCTTACCAGCGTCGAGGCCGACTATGCGATGCAGTGA
- the LOC125233962 gene encoding 46 kDa FK506-binding nuclear protein, with translation MFWGLIMEPNKRYTQVVEKPFHISQAAMDISTGDNDPCQVMVVVDGKNFLVCTLQKNKNIQVPLDLYFKSGDAISFLTNGKCNVHLTGYLDPEFEDEEEESEGDEEEEDEAPTLVSAAKRKLENSNEKNAKKQKKDEKAAQADDSSDSDDDGEDQLQKILDGEDLDTDDNDESFKLNTTAEDSDSDEEEDDDDEEEAEDEEGEEEEDSSDEAETTLDTSKEEAKVDTSKLSKSARRRLKKKLQKEGKEPQVNGLDKPKKDGKGDQQQKEKKKPEAKKEAQQNGQVEKKEKKTISGGVAIEDLKVGNGPVAKPGKNVMVYYEGRLRSNNKMFDNCLKGPGFKFRLGAKEVITGWDVGISGMKVGGKRRIVCPPNMAYGAKGSPPVIPPNSTLVFEVELKNVK, from the exons ATGTTTTGGG gaCTGATTATGGAACCGAACAAACGGTACACCCAAGTGGTGGAAAAGCCGTTCCACATATCCCAGGCGGCGATGGACATCTCCACAGGTGATAATGACCCGTGCCAGGTTATGGTAGTGGTGGACGGGAAGAACTTCCTGGTCTGCACGCTCCAGAAGAACAAGAATATCCAAGTACCTTTGGACCTGTACTTCAAATCAGGAGATGCCATTTCATTTTTGACAAATG GAAAGTGTAATGTCCACTTAACCGGCTACCTGGACCCTGAGTTTGAGGACGAGGAGGAGGAGTCTGAAGGTGATGAGGAGGAAGAGGATGAGGCACCCACTCTGGTGTCTGCGGCTAAGAGGAAACTGGAGAACAGCAATGAGAAAAATGCCAAAAAACAAAAG AAGGACGAGAAAGCTGCCCAAGCCGACGACAGCTCAGACTCTGATGATGATGGCGAGGATCAGCTCCAGAAGATCCTTGACGGTGAAGACCTGGACACAGATGACAATGATGAGTCCTTCAAGCTAAACACCACTGCTGAGGATAGTGATAG CGATGAagaagaggatgatgatgatgaggagGAAGCTGAAGACGAGGAAGGCGAGGAAGAGGAAGACTCCTCGGATGAGGCAGAGACCACCCTCGACACCAGCAAGGAGGAGGCCAAGGTCGACACGTCCAAGCTGAGCAAGTCGGCCCGCAGGCGCCTCAAGAAGAAGCTGCAGAAGGAGGGCAAGGAGCCGCAGGTCAATGGACTTGATAAGCCTAAG AAGGATGGTAAAGGCGATCAACagcagaaagaaaaaaagaagcCAGAGGCCAAGAAGGAAGCCCAACAAAACGGACAAGtcgaaaagaaagaaaagaagacCATCAGCGGGGGAGTGGCCATCGAAGACTTGAAAGTCGGAAACGGACCAGTTGCCAAGCCAGGAAAAAATGTTATG GTTTACTACGAAGGCCGCCTAAGGTCCAACAACAAGATGTTCGACAACTGCCTGAAGGGGCCCGGCTTCAAGTTCCGCCTGGGCGCCAAAGAGGTGATCACGGGCTGGGACGTCGGCATCAGTGGCATGAAGGTTGGCGGCAAGAGGCGCATTGTCTGCCCACCCAACATGGC GTACGGTGCTAAAGGCTCCCCTCCAGTGATTCCGCCAAATTCCACCCTAGTCTTCGAAGTGGAACTGAAGAATGTTAAATAA